A genomic stretch from Hymenobacter psoromatis includes:
- a CDS encoding DNA mismatch repair protein MutS, translating into MLVPQNFEAKIGFATLRELLEQLCLSALGRQYVANMQFTTDYEQLSKLLAQTDEFRQLLAGGSEFPGAHYYDVSVHLKRASLPGAYLDVAAFFEVKMSLRTIRSALTFFTNAPENLYPTLRLLGIGIQADRNLLAALDKVVDDEGQVRDDASPLLRQVRQELIQRQGQLRKQIATVLRHAKSEGWIPGDAEPTIRGGRLVLPVVAEHKRRVRGLIHDESASGQTVFIEPSEVFELNNDIKDLENAYQRELIRLLTSLTDQLRPHLPDLRKAYNYLGLLDFIRAKARLARELDAQLPELSSRPLIRWRGVRHPVLALTFKEQNKAAGKDAVKREVVPLDIELTPEQRILVISGPNAGGKSVSLKTVGLVQYMLQCGLLIPCDDYSEAGMFADILLDIGDEQSLENDLSTYSSHLLAMKQFVTVANKKSLVLIDEFGTGTEPSLGGAIAEAVLEQLNQARAFGVITTHYTNLKNFAEKTDGLVNGAMRYDPERLQPLYRLEIGKPGSSFAIEIARKIGLPRQLVERATQLVGKDKIRYDQLLEGLERDKTELETKLRDTEKLQNGLRKFTQEYLDLKKHLEDTRTETLREAKHQAKKLLQNTNQQIEATIGEIRRSQADKDVTKQAREKLDTFVREKLQVEPPKARPTRELAEAGSLATGDRVAILGQDGHGEVVSVKGKTAEVLFGGMKTLVKVNQLEKLSRAEVREREATARKVAAANNGGPSLNLTGRMAGFSPTLDLRGERAEDALTKLMVYVDDAVMFGIPEMRVLHGRGNGVLRQVVRDYLRQTRAVASVGDEHADRGGDGVTLAVLK; encoded by the coding sequence TTGTTAGTACCCCAGAATTTTGAAGCCAAAATCGGCTTCGCCACCTTGCGCGAGCTGCTGGAGCAGCTTTGCCTTTCGGCCCTGGGCCGGCAGTATGTGGCCAACATGCAGTTTACTACCGACTACGAGCAGCTCAGCAAGCTCCTGGCCCAGACCGACGAGTTTCGGCAGCTGCTGGCCGGCGGCAGCGAGTTTCCGGGCGCGCACTACTACGATGTGAGCGTGCATCTCAAGCGCGCCTCGCTGCCGGGGGCTTACCTCGACGTGGCCGCGTTCTTCGAGGTCAAGATGAGCCTGCGCACCATCCGGTCGGCGCTCACGTTTTTCACCAACGCGCCGGAGAATCTGTACCCTACCCTCCGGTTGCTGGGCATTGGCATTCAGGCCGACCGCAACCTGCTGGCCGCCCTCGACAAAGTGGTGGACGATGAGGGCCAGGTGCGCGACGACGCTTCGCCGCTGCTGCGCCAGGTGCGCCAGGAGCTGATTCAGCGCCAGGGCCAGCTGCGCAAGCAGATTGCCACCGTGCTGCGCCACGCCAAAAGTGAGGGCTGGATTCCTGGCGATGCCGAGCCCACCATCCGGGGCGGGCGGCTGGTGCTGCCCGTCGTGGCGGAGCACAAGCGCCGCGTGCGCGGCCTCATTCACGACGAGTCGGCCTCGGGCCAGACGGTTTTTATTGAGCCGTCCGAGGTTTTTGAGCTGAACAACGACATCAAGGACCTCGAAAATGCCTACCAGCGCGAGCTGATTCGCCTGCTCACCAGCCTCACCGACCAGCTGCGCCCGCACCTGCCCGACCTGCGCAAGGCTTACAACTACCTCGGTCTGCTCGATTTCATTCGGGCCAAAGCCCGGCTGGCCCGCGAGCTGGATGCCCAGCTGCCCGAGCTGAGTAGCCGCCCGCTCATTCGCTGGCGCGGCGTGCGCCACCCGGTGCTGGCGCTCACGTTCAAGGAGCAAAACAAGGCCGCCGGCAAAGACGCCGTGAAGCGCGAAGTGGTGCCGCTCGATATCGAATTGACGCCCGAGCAGCGCATTCTCGTCATTTCGGGGCCGAACGCGGGCGGCAAGTCGGTGTCGCTCAAAACGGTGGGCCTGGTGCAGTACATGCTGCAATGCGGCCTGCTCATTCCGTGCGATGACTATTCGGAGGCCGGCATGTTTGCCGATATTTTGCTGGATATCGGCGACGAGCAGAGCCTCGAAAACGACCTCTCGACCTACTCCTCGCACCTGCTGGCCATGAAGCAGTTCGTGACCGTGGCCAATAAAAAAAGCCTGGTGCTGATTGACGAATTCGGCACCGGCACCGAGCCCAGCCTGGGCGGCGCCATTGCCGAGGCCGTGCTAGAGCAGCTCAATCAGGCGCGGGCGTTTGGGGTAATTACGACCCACTACACCAACCTCAAAAATTTCGCGGAAAAAACTGACGGCCTCGTGAACGGCGCCATGCGCTACGACCCCGAGCGTTTGCAGCCGCTCTATCGCCTCGAAATCGGCAAGCCGGGCAGCAGCTTTGCCATCGAGATTGCCCGCAAAATTGGCCTGCCCCGGCAGCTCGTGGAGCGCGCTACCCAGCTCGTGGGTAAGGATAAAATCCGCTACGACCAGCTGCTCGAAGGCCTCGAAAGGGACAAAACCGAGCTGGAAACCAAGCTGCGCGACACCGAAAAGCTGCAAAACGGCCTCCGCAAGTTCACCCAGGAATACCTGGACCTCAAAAAGCACCTCGAAGACACCCGCACCGAAACTCTGCGCGAGGCCAAGCACCAGGCCAAGAAGCTGCTCCAGAACACCAACCAGCAAATCGAGGCCACCATCGGCGAAATCCGGCGCTCGCAGGCCGACAAGGACGTGACCAAGCAGGCCCGCGAGAAGCTCGATACCTTCGTGCGGGAAAAGCTGCAAGTGGAGCCGCCCAAGGCCCGCCCCACCCGCGAACTGGCCGAGGCCGGCTCGCTGGCGACCGGCGACCGGGTAGCGATTCTGGGCCAGGACGGCCACGGCGAGGTCGTGAGCGTGAAGGGCAAAACGGCCGAGGTCCTTTTCGGCGGTATGAAAACGCTGGTCAAAGTCAATCAGCTCGAAAAGCTGAGTCGGGCCGAAGTGCGCGAACGCGAAGCCACCGCCCGCAAGGTGGCCGCCGCCAACAACGGCGGCCCGAGCCTCAACCTCACGGGCCGCATGGCCGGTTTCAGCCCTACCCTCGACCTGCGCGGCGAACGCGCCGAAGATGCCCTCACCAAGCTCATGGTGTATGTGGATGATGCCGTGATGTTTGGCATCCCGGAAATGAGGGTTCTGCACGGGCGCGGCAACGGCGTGCTGCGCCAGGTGGTGCGCGACTACCTGCGCCAGACCCGCGCCGTGGCCAGCGTGGGCGACGAACACGCCGACCGCGGCGGCGACGGCGTGACCTTGGCCGTGCTGAAGTAG
- a CDS encoding TIGR02757 family protein, translating to MSKLNLAQLRALLDERAERHNQPAFLAKDPVSIPHRFRQRQDIEISGLFAALLAWGQRPTILKKTSELLARMDDAPYQFITQHQDDDLKKLLGFCHRTFCDTDLLYFVHWLRWFYGEHNSLEDAFLPGTTTRERLINFHDLFFSLPDAPARTRKHVATPACGSACKRLNMYLRWLVRRDQNGVDFGLWTRLSPSELICPIDVHVERQARILGLLKREKVDWQAAEELTANLRLLDPNDPVKYDFALFGEGVG from the coding sequence ATGTCTAAGCTGAACCTAGCCCAACTGCGCGCCCTGCTCGACGAGCGCGCCGAGCGCCACAACCAGCCCGCCTTCCTGGCCAAAGACCCGGTGAGCATTCCGCACCGCTTCCGGCAGCGGCAGGATATTGAAATCAGCGGCCTTTTTGCCGCGCTGCTGGCCTGGGGCCAGCGCCCTACCATCCTCAAAAAAACCAGCGAGCTGCTGGCGCGCATGGACGATGCGCCCTACCAGTTCATCACCCAGCACCAGGACGACGACTTGAAAAAGCTGCTCGGCTTCTGCCACCGCACTTTTTGCGATACCGACCTGCTATATTTCGTGCATTGGCTGCGCTGGTTTTATGGGGAGCACAACTCTCTGGAAGACGCTTTCCTGCCCGGCACCACCACGCGCGAGCGGCTCATAAACTTCCACGACCTGTTTTTTAGCCTGCCCGACGCGCCCGCCCGCACCCGCAAGCACGTGGCCACGCCCGCCTGCGGCTCGGCCTGCAAGCGCCTCAATATGTACCTGCGCTGGCTCGTGCGCCGCGACCAGAACGGCGTCGATTTTGGCCTCTGGACGCGCCTTTCGCCCAGCGAGCTCATCTGCCCCATCGACGTGCATGTCGAGCGCCAGGCGCGGATTTTGGGCCTGCTAAAACGCGAAAAAGTGGATTGGCAGGCGGCCGAGGAGCTGACGGCTAACTTGCGTTTGCTGGACCCGAATGACCCGGTGAAGTACGACTTTGCGTTGTTTGGAGAGGGGGTAGGGTAG
- a CDS encoding 3-deoxy-manno-octulosonate cytidylyltransferase: MSALGIIPARFASTRLPGKPLVDLGGQTIIQRVVAQARLAGLARVVVATDDARILDHVRGFGGEAVLTRADHPSGTDRAWEAFELLGSPAEVSCIVNIQGDEPFIQPAQINALVGLFTQVQPPAIATLIKPVLTEEELFSPHLPKVVTDYRGHALYFSRHPLPYQRQHAPAEWLRHHRYYRHLGLYAYQPDVLRQLTRLPPSPLEVAESLEQLRWLEAGFTIQTAITELDAFGIDTPEDVARARVRLGI, translated from the coding sequence ATGTCTGCCCTCGGTATTATCCCGGCCCGCTTTGCCTCTACCCGTCTGCCCGGCAAGCCGCTGGTGGACCTGGGCGGCCAAACCATCATTCAGCGCGTGGTGGCGCAGGCCCGGCTGGCGGGCCTGGCCCGCGTGGTAGTGGCCACCGACGATGCGCGCATCCTGGACCACGTGCGCGGCTTTGGGGGCGAGGCCGTGCTCACGCGCGCCGACCACCCCAGCGGCACCGACCGCGCCTGGGAGGCGTTTGAGCTGCTGGGCAGCCCGGCCGAAGTTAGCTGCATCGTTAATATTCAGGGTGATGAGCCGTTCATTCAGCCGGCCCAGATTAATGCGCTGGTGGGGCTGTTTACCCAGGTGCAGCCGCCGGCCATTGCCACGCTTATCAAGCCCGTGCTCACGGAGGAGGAGCTGTTCAGCCCGCACCTGCCCAAAGTCGTGACCGACTACCGCGGCCACGCGCTCTATTTCAGCCGCCACCCCCTACCCTACCAGCGCCAGCACGCGCCCGCCGAGTGGCTGCGCCACCACCGCTACTACCGCCACTTGGGCCTGTACGCCTACCAGCCCGACGTGCTGCGCCAGCTCACGCGCCTGCCCCCCTCGCCGCTGGAGGTGGCCGAAAGCCTGGAGCAGCTGCGCTGGCTGGAGGCCGGCTTCACGATTCAAACGGCCATCACGGAGCTGGATGCCTTCGGCATCGACACGCCCGAAGATGTAGCGCGAGCCCGCGTAAGATTGGGGATTTAG
- a CDS encoding tRNA nucleotidyltransferase has protein sequence MTTPTLPDLPIFRTIADAAQELGQPAYVIGGYVRDLALQRASKDIDVVTVGDGIRLAQAVGRRLPGRGRVTVFRNFGTAMLPTEEAGEIEFVGARKESYRAESRKPEVEAGTLDDDLARRDFTINALGLSLNAADFGALVDRYEGMKDLAAKTIRTPLGPDITFSDDPLRMLRAIRFASQLDFDIEPDTYDAIARNKERIGIMSQERITIELNKIIESPLPSYGFKLLFQTGLLQLIFPKMAELYGVEKVGQHAHKDNFYHTLQVLDNVAAAGGDLWLRWAAILHDIAKPATKRYDPKVGWTFHGHEDKGARWVPGLFTALKLPLGEEMRLVQKLVRLHLRPIVLSKDIVTDSAVRRLLFEAGDDIDRLMLLCRADITSKDHQRKARYLQNFDTVEEKLREIESKDHLRNFKPVITGEVIMETFGLKPSRQVGELKEAVLEAILEGEVPNEWEPAYALLLRRGAALGLSRVGG, from the coding sequence ATGACTACGCCCACGCTGCCCGACCTGCCCATTTTCCGCACCATTGCCGACGCCGCCCAGGAGCTGGGGCAGCCGGCCTACGTCATCGGCGGCTACGTGCGCGATTTGGCGCTGCAACGGGCCAGCAAGGATATTGACGTGGTGACGGTGGGCGACGGCATCCGGCTGGCGCAGGCCGTGGGCCGGCGGCTGCCGGGGCGGGGCCGCGTCACGGTGTTCAGGAACTTCGGCACCGCCATGCTGCCCACCGAAGAGGCCGGCGAAATCGAGTTCGTGGGTGCCCGCAAGGAAAGCTACCGCGCCGAAAGCCGCAAGCCCGAGGTGGAGGCCGGCACCCTGGACGACGACCTGGCCCGCCGCGACTTCACCATCAACGCCCTGGGCCTGAGCCTGAACGCCGCCGATTTCGGCGCGCTCGTGGACCGCTACGAGGGCATGAAAGACCTGGCCGCCAAGACCATTCGCACGCCGCTGGGGCCGGATATCACCTTCAGCGACGACCCGCTGCGGATGCTGCGCGCCATCCGGTTTGCCAGCCAGCTGGACTTCGATATCGAGCCCGATACCTACGACGCCATCGCCCGCAACAAGGAGCGGATTGGCATCATGTCGCAGGAGCGGATTACGATTGAGCTGAATAAGATAATCGAGTCGCCGCTGCCGAGCTACGGCTTCAAGCTGCTGTTTCAAACAGGTTTGTTGCAACTCATTTTCCCGAAGATGGCCGAACTGTATGGGGTAGAGAAAGTGGGCCAGCATGCCCACAAGGACAATTTTTACCACACCCTGCAAGTGCTTGATAACGTGGCCGCCGCGGGCGGCGACCTGTGGCTGCGCTGGGCCGCCATTCTGCACGACATCGCCAAGCCCGCCACCAAGCGCTACGACCCTAAAGTGGGCTGGACTTTCCACGGCCACGAGGACAAGGGCGCGCGCTGGGTGCCGGGCCTTTTCACGGCGCTCAAGCTGCCGCTGGGCGAGGAAATGCGCCTGGTGCAGAAGCTGGTGCGCCTGCACCTGCGGCCCATCGTGCTCAGCAAGGACATCGTAACCGACTCGGCCGTAAGGCGTTTGCTCTTCGAAGCCGGCGACGACATTGACCGCCTTATGCTGCTGTGCCGGGCCGATATCACCAGCAAGGACCACCAGCGCAAAGCCCGCTACCTCCAAAACTTCGATACGGTAGAAGAAAAGCTGCGCGAAATCGAGTCCAAAGACCACCTGCGCAATTTCAAGCCCGTCATCACCGGCGAGGTTATCATGGAAACCTTCGGCCTGAAGCCCTCGCGCCAGGTGGGCGAGCTGAAAGAGGCTGTCTTAGAGGCTATTCTGGAAGGCGAAGTGCCCAACGAGTGGGAGCCCGCTTATGCGCTCCTCCTCCGGCGCGGCGCGGCGCTGGGCTTGAGTAGGGTAGGAGGGTAA
- a CDS encoding glutamate racemase, whose product MTTPPNPAARPIGIFDSGIGGLTVARAVAQRLPHERLVYFGDTAHLPYGEKSTAAIQAYSVKICDVLLRQHCKLILIACNSASAAAYELVREYVGSKALVVGMIDPVAEYVGQHYAGRSVGLIGTKQTVGSNSYRKKIDDLDCGVDLHSLATPLLIPMIEEGFFNGRVSEEIIRAYLAHEELQGIESLVLACTHFPLIKPQMEDYYQGRVAVLDPSDVVAAAVAKALAARQLLAPAGGVGPAHHFYVSDFTRSFEESTRLFFGQQVQLEHYPLWE is encoded by the coding sequence ATGACGACTCCTCCCAACCCGGCCGCCCGGCCCATTGGCATCTTCGATTCCGGCATTGGCGGCCTTACCGTGGCCCGCGCCGTGGCCCAGCGCCTGCCCCACGAGCGGCTGGTGTACTTCGGCGACACCGCCCACCTGCCCTACGGCGAAAAAAGCACGGCTGCCATCCAGGCTTACTCCGTTAAAATCTGCGATGTGCTGCTGCGCCAGCATTGCAAGCTGATTCTCATTGCCTGCAACTCAGCCTCGGCCGCCGCTTATGAACTAGTGCGCGAGTATGTAGGCTCTAAAGCACTGGTGGTGGGCATGATAGACCCCGTGGCCGAGTACGTCGGCCAGCACTACGCCGGCCGGTCGGTGGGCCTCATCGGCACCAAGCAAACGGTGGGCTCCAACAGCTACCGCAAGAAAATTGACGACCTCGACTGCGGCGTGGACCTGCACTCGCTCGCCACCCCGCTGCTGATACCCATGATTGAGGAAGGCTTTTTCAACGGCCGGGTGTCGGAGGAAATCATCCGCGCCTACCTGGCCCACGAGGAGCTGCAAGGCATCGAAAGCCTGGTGCTGGCCTGCACCCATTTTCCCCTCATCAAGCCCCAGATGGAGGATTATTACCAGGGCCGCGTGGCCGTGCTCGACCCCTCCGACGTGGTGGCCGCCGCCGTGGCCAAGGCGCTGGCGGCCCGGCAGCTGCTGGCCCCGGCCGGGGGGGTAGGGCCGGCGCACCACTTCTACGTGAGCGATTTCACGCGCTCATTCGAGGAAAGCACGCGATTATTTTTTGGGCAGCAAGTGCAGTTGGAACACTATCCGCTGTGGGAATAA
- a CDS encoding cysteine desulfurase IscS (catalyzes the removal of elemental sulfur from cysteine to produce alanine; involved in NAD biosynthesis), which produces MLKLPIYLDNNATTPLDPRVLEAMMPYLTDVFGNAASRNHPFGWAAEEGVDYAREQIAQLISCDPKEIIFTSGATEGDNLGIKGIFEMYSQRGNHIITTTTEHKAVLDTCKHIEKLGGKVTYLPVNDKGLISLDELEAAMTPQTILVTIMYGNNETGTIQPIREIAAIAHKHGALFMTDGTQAVGKIPVDVLADGIDLMAFTAHKMYGPKGVGALYVRRKNPRVKVTAQMDGGGHERGMRSGTLNVPGIVGFGKACELARLEMAADTERLSKLRDHLEQSLLPLEESYVNGSVEHRLPHVTNISFKYVEGEGLMMGVKDLAVSSGSACTSASLEPSYVLKALGLSDDLAHSSLRFGLSRFTTQEQIDYAINHVKEAVTKLREMSPLWEMHKEGVDLSTIEWAEH; this is translated from the coding sequence ATGCTTAAGCTACCTATCTATTTGGACAATAACGCCACTACGCCGCTCGACCCGCGCGTGCTGGAGGCTATGATGCCCTATCTGACCGACGTATTCGGCAACGCCGCCTCGCGCAATCACCCCTTCGGCTGGGCCGCTGAGGAAGGCGTGGATTATGCCCGCGAGCAAATCGCGCAGCTCATTAGCTGCGACCCCAAGGAGATTATCTTCACCAGCGGCGCTACCGAAGGCGACAACCTGGGTATCAAGGGAATATTCGAGATGTATAGCCAGCGCGGCAACCACATTATCACCACTACTACTGAGCACAAAGCGGTGCTCGATACCTGCAAGCACATCGAAAAGCTCGGCGGCAAGGTGACCTATTTGCCGGTGAACGACAAGGGATTGATTAGCCTCGACGAGCTGGAAGCCGCCATGACGCCCCAGACTATTCTGGTCACCATTATGTACGGCAACAACGAGACGGGCACCATCCAGCCCATCCGCGAAATTGCCGCCATCGCCCACAAGCACGGCGCGCTGTTTATGACCGATGGCACTCAGGCCGTGGGCAAGATTCCGGTGGATGTGCTGGCTGATGGCATTGACCTGATGGCCTTTACGGCCCATAAGATGTACGGCCCCAAGGGGGTAGGCGCGCTGTACGTGCGGCGCAAAAACCCGCGCGTAAAAGTAACCGCCCAGATGGACGGCGGCGGTCACGAGCGCGGCATGCGCTCGGGCACGCTCAACGTGCCTGGCATCGTGGGCTTCGGCAAAGCCTGCGAATTGGCCCGCCTCGAAATGGCGGCCGACACCGAGCGCCTCAGCAAATTGCGCGACCATTTGGAGCAGTCGCTGCTGCCGCTGGAAGAAAGCTACGTGAATGGCTCGGTGGAGCACCGCCTACCCCACGTCACCAACATCAGCTTTAAATACGTGGAAGGCGAAGGCCTGATGATGGGCGTGAAGGACCTGGCCGTATCAAGTGGCTCGGCCTGCACCAGCGCCTCGCTGGAGCCCAGCTACGTGCTTAAAGCCCTGGGCCTGAGCGACGACCTGGCCCACAGCAGCCTGCGCTTCGGCCTCAGCCGCTTCACCACCCAGGAGCAAATCGACTATGCCATCAACCACGTAAAAGAGGCCGTAACCAAGCTCCGCGAAATGTCGCCGCTCTGGGAAATGCACAAAGAAGGCGTGGACCTCAGCACCATTGAGTGGGCCGAACATTAA
- a CDS encoding heme biosynthesis protein HemY gives MITVSDKAKEKVEHLMRDSQLDATYRLRASVAGGGCSGLSYKLDFDNETRPMDQEFEDKGVRVVVDMKSFLYLAGTELDFSDGLNGKGFQFHNPNASRSCGCGESFSV, from the coding sequence ATGATAACCGTTTCGGATAAAGCCAAGGAAAAAGTGGAGCACCTGATGCGCGACTCGCAGCTCGATGCTACCTATCGCCTACGGGCCTCAGTAGCCGGCGGCGGCTGCTCGGGCCTGAGCTACAAGCTGGACTTCGACAACGAAACCCGGCCGATGGACCAGGAGTTTGAGGACAAAGGCGTGCGCGTGGTGGTCGATATGAAAAGCTTTCTCTACTTGGCCGGCACCGAGCTAGATTTCTCGGATGGCCTGAACGGTAAGGGTTTCCAGTTTCACAATCCCAATGCCTCGCGCTCCTGCGGCTGCGGCGAGAGCTTCTCGGTATAA
- a CDS encoding methylmalonyl-CoA epimerase produces MLTNLEHLGLAVRDLAAATDLYTRLLGQPPYKAEHVPSEAVDTVFFQIGSSKIELLAGTGPESAITKFLEKKPEGIHHVAFEVDDIEAEMARLRAEGFTLLNETPKRGADNKLVCFVHPKSAGGVLVELCQEIKL; encoded by the coding sequence ATGCTCACCAATCTCGAACACCTGGGCCTGGCCGTGCGCGACTTAGCCGCCGCCACCGACCTTTACACGCGCCTGCTGGGCCAGCCGCCCTACAAAGCGGAGCACGTGCCCAGTGAAGCCGTGGACACGGTTTTCTTCCAAATCGGCAGTTCTAAGATTGAGCTGCTGGCTGGCACCGGCCCCGAAAGCGCCATCACCAAATTCTTAGAAAAGAAGCCCGAGGGCATTCACCACGTCGCCTTCGAAGTCGATGACATTGAAGCCGAAATGGCCCGGCTGCGCGCCGAGGGTTTTACGTTACTGAATGAAACGCCCAAGCGCGGGGCCGATAACAAGCTGGTTTGCTTTGTGCATCCTAAAAGCGCGGGCGGTGTATTAGTGGAGCTGTGTCAGGAGATAAAACTTTGA
- a CDS encoding glycoside hydrolase, with the protein MAGFIAGCRTAPPTAARAAPTPPREFDVRAYGAVGDGRTDDAPALQRALDACAAAGGGRVLVPAGGTFVAGPFALRSHVELCVASGATIRANPDPSRYTQSAFAADNHGEGSRWISADNLEQVTLCGGGTIDGNAPAFLGPESGDAFTVKRGPNGEDMRPHVLTLVGVKGLRIRDLTIGNAAYWNIHLAGCDDVAIADLTVRNDQRVPNSDGIDVDHSRRVRITNCHIESGDDAICLKNRREFADRGPCEDITVSNCTLSSRSCAFKIGSENVDHIGRVVVDNCVVSSSNRGLGIQNRDEGTVSNVLFSNIIVESHYFSDTWWGKAEPIYVTAFRRPDHGASRRYAPGQTEGRAGAVQNIYFSNIKCQSENGIYVSGETAGLVSNIFFDQVDVQLTKTTDRPGGVYDQRPAPGPGLVPGNTSAFYLDRASNITLRNCSVRWGASPPAYFAHALESHGVTGLRLTNVVGESAFPKRLQAVQEYAAK; encoded by the coding sequence CTGGCCGGCTTTATAGCTGGCTGCCGCACGGCACCGCCCACCGCCGCCCGCGCGGCCCCTACCCCCCCTCGGGAGTTTGACGTGCGGGCCTACGGGGCCGTGGGCGACGGCCGCACCGACGACGCGCCCGCCCTGCAACGCGCGCTCGATGCCTGCGCGGCAGCCGGGGGCGGCCGGGTGCTGGTGCCGGCCGGCGGCACCTTCGTGGCCGGGCCGTTTGCGCTGCGCTCGCACGTGGAGCTGTGCGTGGCGAGCGGGGCCACCATCCGGGCCAATCCCGACCCGAGCCGCTACACGCAATCGGCTTTCGCCGCCGACAACCACGGCGAGGGCAGCCGCTGGATTAGCGCCGACAACCTGGAGCAGGTGACGCTGTGCGGCGGCGGCACCATCGACGGCAACGCCCCGGCCTTTCTGGGACCCGAAAGCGGCGACGCCTTCACCGTGAAGCGTGGCCCCAACGGCGAAGACATGCGCCCGCATGTGCTCACGCTGGTGGGAGTTAAAGGCCTGCGCATCCGCGACTTAACCATCGGCAACGCGGCCTACTGGAACATTCACCTGGCGGGCTGCGACGACGTGGCCATTGCTGACCTCACGGTGCGCAACGACCAGCGCGTGCCCAACAGCGATGGCATCGACGTGGACCACAGCCGCCGCGTGCGCATCACCAACTGCCACATCGAGTCGGGCGACGATGCCATCTGCCTCAAAAATCGCCGCGAATTTGCTGACCGCGGGCCGTGCGAAGACATCACCGTGAGCAACTGCACGCTCAGCTCGCGCTCCTGCGCCTTCAAAATCGGCTCCGAAAACGTGGACCACATTGGCCGGGTGGTGGTCGATAATTGCGTGGTGAGCAGCAGCAACCGGGGCCTGGGCATTCAAAACCGCGACGAAGGCACGGTATCCAACGTGCTGTTTTCCAACATCATCGTTGAGTCGCACTACTTCTCGGATACCTGGTGGGGTAAGGCCGAACCGATTTACGTCACCGCCTTTCGCCGGCCCGACCACGGGGCCAGCCGGCGCTACGCCCCCGGCCAGACCGAGGGCCGCGCCGGAGCCGTGCAAAACATTTATTTCAGCAACATAAAGTGTCAGAGCGAAAACGGCATCTACGTGAGCGGCGAAACGGCCGGCCTGGTCAGCAATATTTTCTTTGACCAGGTTGACGTGCAGCTCACCAAAACCACCGACCGGCCCGGCGGCGTGTATGACCAGCGCCCCGCGCCCGGCCCCGGCCTGGTGCCGGGCAACACTTCCGCCTTTTACCTCGACCGGGCCAGCAACATTACGCTGCGCAACTGCTCGGTGCGCTGGGGCGCGAGCCCGCCCGCCTACTTCGCCCACGCTCTGGAAAGCCACGGCGTAACGGGCCTGCGCCTGACGAATGTGGTGGGTGAGTCGGCCTTTCCGAAGCGGTTGCAGGCGGTGCAGGAGTACGCGGCTAAGTAG
- a CDS encoding scaffolding protein, translating into MAYSDKVIDHYSNPRNVGTLDKNKKTVGTGLVGAPECGDVMRLQIEVDEATNTITDAKFKTFGCGSAIASSSLATEWLKGKTVDEALAIDNMEIVEELALPPVKIHCSVLAEDAIKMAINDYRVKNGMPALELEKSHH; encoded by the coding sequence ATGGCTTACTCCGATAAGGTAATCGACCATTACAGCAACCCCCGCAACGTGGGCACGCTCGACAAAAACAAAAAAACGGTGGGCACCGGCCTCGTTGGCGCGCCTGAGTGCGGCGACGTAATGCGCCTCCAGATTGAGGTGGACGAAGCCACCAACACCATCACCGACGCCAAATTCAAGACTTTCGGTTGCGGCTCGGCCATCGCCTCGTCGTCGCTGGCGACGGAGTGGTTGAAAGGCAAAACCGTGGACGAAGCTCTGGCCATCGACAACATGGAAATCGTGGAAGAGCTGGCCCTACCCCCCGTTAAAATCCACTGCTCGGTATTGGCCGAAGATGCCATCAAGATGGCCATCAACGACTACCGCGTGAAAAACGGCATGCCGGCCCTGGAATTGGAAAAGTCGCACCACTAG
- a CDS encoding translation factor Sua5, which produces MNFFRQEVDAAVDVLLTQQVILYPTDTVWGLGCDAEVPRAVEKLYQLKGRPAGTPSIVLVADLAMLSRYVTQVPAELETALAAQTRPTTYILPASRAVAPGLVGPDGTVGLRMVQDEFCHKVVRRLGHGLVSTSANKTGQPTPTIYAEVDPAIVREVDYVVSWRQNDQTRAAPSRIVRLGANGALEVVRE; this is translated from the coding sequence ATGAATTTCTTTCGCCAGGAAGTAGATGCCGCCGTTGATGTGCTGCTCACGCAGCAGGTTATTCTCTACCCCACCGACACGGTGTGGGGCTTGGGCTGCGATGCCGAAGTGCCCCGCGCCGTCGAAAAATTATACCAGCTAAAAGGCCGTCCCGCAGGCACGCCCAGCATCGTGCTGGTGGCCGACCTGGCCATGCTGAGCCGCTACGTGACCCAGGTGCCCGCCGAGCTGGAAACAGCGCTGGCCGCCCAGACCCGGCCCACTACCTATATTTTGCCGGCCAGCCGCGCCGTGGCGCCCGGCCTGGTAGGGCCGGATGGCACCGTGGGCCTGCGCATGGTGCAGGATGAATTTTGCCACAAAGTGGTGCGCCGCCTGGGCCACGGCCTGGTGAGCACTTCGGCCAATAAAACCGGGCAGCCTACCCCCACCATTTACGCCGAAGTGGACCCGGCCATCGTGCGCGAAGTCGATTACGTGGTGAGCTGGCGGCAGAATGACCAGACGCGCGCCGCGCCCTCGCGCATCGTGCGCCTGGGAGCCAACGGCGCGCTCGAAGTGGTGCGGGAGTAG